ATAATAAAATACGATTTCTATAGGGTTAATGGGAAGTGCATAGCCATCTAACATTAAATCATATAATCCCACATGTGATGAAGTTTTGACATTTTAAAATGCTTTTTATTTGTTAAAGATTTTGGTTAACTTCCACACGTATGTTCTTGAAACTCCTTTCTTCACTTATAAATAACTCATTGCCAAGCTCTCTTCTTCAGTCAACTCGAAAATGGCGAACAATTCAGTTTCTTACTTAGTATTGCTTTTGCTCGTCTTCGTTCTTGCAATATCAGGTGCATAATCAATCTTATTTATTTCattgttattttttgtttttaatccAGATTGTAGTCTTAATTGATCAAACTTATCAATGCTTTTGGTTCGATAATGGAGAACCAATGAAAAGCCTAGCCATCAGTGGATTAGAAATCGCTCTAAATCTAGTCCATTAGAATGGACCAAGTGGATGGCTTTTGAtgtatttgttttgttttaacaTGGATTTACCTAATTGGACAAACCATAGAGATGAAAATGACATTAACTCAAATAATATTGTACAACGACCTTTTTTTACCTTTCATTAAACATACAAAATTAAATGAGCGTTAACTTTTCGGAGCAAAGTAGCACGATTCATGAATGCCAGGGACAAAAGTTGTACAAATTTGAAAATGTAGCCTGAATTGTCGTAATTATACAAACCACATATACGAAAATGGTAGTTAACTTAATATAAGTTGGTACCATACAAAATTTTGATAATTTAATTTGAAGTTCTTTTTGTGAAGGTTTATAACTCCCAAAcatattttcttttaatttcttcCTTCTCTTATAATTATTCCCAATATTCTCGACATTTGCTTTACGCAAGTTCAATTTGTCTACATTCAAAAAGGTAAAAACTTTAActgttttctttgcatttttttCCATCATATCTATCGCAGGTGCTCAGACAAAATTTATATTTCGCAATTTAAAGTTTAATGATTATTGTACATCAATTTGGCCCGACTATTCACACACTTCTGGTGGCTATTttagggtttatatacgctgcgtatacaACTATATGCAGCGTATAGGTTGCATGAATTTCAGCGTGTCTGACCAAGCAATCATAGACACAGATAACTAGGGTTTGTATACGCTATGTATAGCTTTATACGCACCGTATATAACCCATCAGAATTTCGTTTTGTTAGTTTGGTGTATTTGTGTTATAAATTCCCACCCGGTTCAAACATTAAATCGCTTAAAATATATAACCGTTAATGTTATAccgttaattttttttgaaaaactcagatacggttcgaatatattatattgttatcgtttaaattaaattattatacCAAGTCTAGTACGGTTCGAATATTATAAACGTTTAAATATTATACCGTTAATTATTTTAAAATACTCGTGTATGGTTCGAAAATATTATACCGTTTGAATATTCTACggtttaaattaaaataatataacaaGCGTCAAATCTGACtgacatacgctgcgtatagctctCTACGCAGCGTATAAGTACCTCGTATACTAGCTTTGTATGGCACTATACGCGGCGTATATCTGCATGATTTGACAGTGTACGAGGTTGACTGACTGGTCGTGTACCTATCCCATACCtacgcctcgtatagggctatacgcagcgtatgctgcgtatagctctatacgaggcGTAAATAGAGCCGTAGAGATAGGGTTTAGTTTGCAAATAGGCAACTTGGTGTGTCAATATGTACACTCATTGATTTTTATGTTATTAAAAGAGCATTCGGGTTGTCTCTTAAATGTCGGTAAGCCAATACCGAATTTAGTTGAAGTGCACACTTGGAAAAGCAACTTCACTGTAAACCTAATTAAACTCGAGGTTGGCAAGTATGTTTTCGTTGAATTCGTGGTTATTAAATGTTATTTCACCTAAATTCGATGTTCAGTCGAAATAAATATGAGTTCTACGAAGTCACACTTTCAAGTGCGATAAACTAAGTTAAAATAGATATATTAGAAATCCAAAATGGTTTCCAAAGTAAACTACTTTTCCAAAACATactctatatatacacacattgaGTAATATCGACTTGTTTTTTCCTTGTTAATAATGTTTAATATACAAATGTTTGCTAAGGAATAAACAATAATGTAAAAACCTTATTTAATCAAAGGTGTAGTTTCATATTCCCTGGTTCTCGTCTTCttaatttcaaaatcaaataactTTCCATAACTAAGTTCCATTTTTTCGCATGACGTGAACAGAAAGCGCACCGGTACAATATTGCGACAGGGTAACCAACCTTTATCATGAAAAGTGTGACGAGAAGCAGTGTACTGAACACTGCAAGACAAATGAGAAGGCAGAATCAGGATACTGCCTCGTAGTTGAAAAGCAACAACTTAGCATATGCAGCTTCGATTGTTCCAAGTATAAACCGAGTACTCCggctccacctccacctccaccaaaGCTCTTCTATTCTGGTTCATGGTTGCAGGCCAAAGTCGAGAATGTGATGCTTCCTGGGCAAAAGAATATGAATTGCACACAATGTCCCAAATAATCAACAGTCTGCATGTTTGTATGTTTTGAGTCTTTGCATGAAGTGTCTTAAATTAAGGTTATACTTGTCATTTTGAGTCATATTCTAGAAAAGAGTCGTTGGGTATAACTGGATAAAGTGGGTAGTCCATGTTGTCAAGTAGTGGGTAGATTTTCTCTTGTTTGCATGTTTGTTTATGTGGCCATCGTGTGTTTACAGTGTTTGTGTTTCCCTTGTGTATTTAAGCTCTTGTGTTGATGAATAAAATTATCCAGTTCCAACAATTGTGAGTTCACTTACATACCTGATATTGCCATATGAAGTCTTATAAGTCTGGAAATATGATATTCTTAAACTCCTACATGTGAAGTCTGAATAAAAAAATATTCACTCTAGAATATTGCTAGATTTTGATAGTGTACCAATAAGAAGACCCCTTGATTTTGGTTGTTaatcaaataattcatttattCATATATAAATAACTGCAATCAAGAACTAAGCTAACCCTGCAATGACGAGAATGTAGCTAAATTCTAGGGCATGATATAGTGAAATCGATATAAATCTGACCATTTTAAAAACAACTCTGAGCTATATATAACGGTGTACCATTTATAATAGATGTCAAGTGAGAGTTTAACTTGATAAATCTCCATTTGTCAAGCTCATGTTTGGCTTTGACTCGATTTATTAGttatttgttaactttttttgttTGAAAGGCTGCTTTTATTGGAAACGAGAAGAGAATACAGAATATGGAAATTACTAACCGAATGTTACATTAAAGCTCAAAATCACACCAAGATAACCACTCAAGTGTTTCCAACTTTGAATTGTTTTTAGAaataaatgcttggttggtccctgtggtttgcaaaaatttcatacttggtcctagtggtttactaattacacgcatGGTCCCCAAAGTTttcaaaaatgaactcggttggtcccctaACCTAACCTCTGTTCAGTTAACTATGTATGAAATAACTATATTACCCTTAAACAATTAAAAACAaagaattaaaaaattaaaatcagtatatatataatatattgaAACCTCTGCATCTATGATCCCACCCCCACTTCTTCCCCAAATCACCATCACTACCATCCCCCTCTCTTTTCTCaaacaaacaccactaccactgaACACCCAACACCACCGAACACCCCTTACCACCACTACAAGCACCGCACTTTCTCTAGCCCAGGTCTCTCTCTTCACGTCTAAATCACTTGGGCGTTCATAAGGATGCTTCTTCACCAACACATCACATCACCGATCAACAACACTCTTCAAATCTGTTAAAAAAAAATCGAACCACACATGGCAGAGAGCTTTCTGCTTTCAGTTTTGACTTCAAACAATAACTCTTAATTTGTAACACATACTGAACCAGTGAAGAAGTGAAGAAGTGAAGAAGAAGCTATGGCAGAGATTATAATGGCTAACGTCACTCCGCCGGGGCGGTCGCCAGAGGAAGAACGACTGGTGATGCGAGACATTGCCATGGCCGCCGGTGAAGCTTACGCCAAAGAAGGAGATCCATTTTGTTTGATCACTCAACGGTAATTAATGACGACAATAATATTATTACTGATTCAAAGTTAGGTTTATGAAATTGTTTGTGTATTAGTGGATTTTGATGGTGAGTAGGTTTAGTTGGAGAATAGGAAGAGTTTGTAGTCATTGTAGGTTGCAGTTTTGGTTCTTATGTATAGAAATTTTAGATAATTAAATTTAGagattatttttgttttaaatttagAGGTTTTGGAAGATTAGGTGGAGATGGATGGTGGTTGTTACGTAGAAGAATGGtgaaagaaagagagagagacggggaagatgatggtggtgggccATCTCTTTAATTTATCTTTTTGTAACCTTTAAGGGTAAATTAGTAATTTCACACATACTTAACTGAGAAATCTAACCTAagtgttaggccctaaagtgtaagactgacgcatcaaattaatccaacgggctatggttacgaactgggctttaccgggttagttagtattaggttgtggacctttataggtcacttgggccaagctttaggccatgtgggccaagcaggcccaaggggagcccatgtagggaagtgggcttgacttagtatataaacaagttttctacttgttttagggtttgaacctTATTGTTAAAAAATTCTAGAGAAAGCTAGAGTGGGAAGCGATTAGTGGTGAACACTTGTACCAGACGATTTTGCTTtcatagtaatagaatcgtgtgcaagtgttgaAAGGTGATTCGTTGTGTTTTTCGTATTCGGT
This is a stretch of genomic DNA from Helianthus annuus cultivar XRQ/B chromosome 16, HanXRQr2.0-SUNRISE, whole genome shotgun sequence. It encodes these proteins:
- the LOC110918061 gene encoding anther-specific protein SF2, which encodes MANNSVSYLVLLLLVFVLAISESAPVQYCDRVTNLYHEKCDEKQCTEHCKTNEKAESGYCLVVEKQQLSICSFDCSKYKPSTPAPPPPPPKLFYSGSWLQAKVENVMLPGQKNMNCTQCPK